The window GCCTTGCCAAACTTGGGATAATTGACCTTAACCCCATCATCAAGGTCGATTTCAATCTTTTCAACTGCCAGGGGATAAAGAATCTTACGTTCGTAATCCTCAAGATCGTTTATGATCTTCTTGATTTTCTCAATTTCATTTATGGCTCTGGTTTTCTCACTTGATGAGGCATTGGTGCTGTTGCTCACACCCTTTAAGTGCTGTTTGCGGGAACTTAACTTGACCAGAAACTCGCGCAGATACTTGTTCAAAACAATACTTGCAGTATCAGGCTGATAGCGGTGCATGTAGATCAGGGCATTAAAACTGCCCTTGGGGCTGGAAAACATCCAGTAGATGGGCCTTTTTTTATAGCGCCGGACATGGTCGTTGTAAAAATCCTTAAGCAGATATTTACGCAGATTTTTGCCCAGAGCCTTTTCAATAAAGCGCAGATTGTCTTCAAAATTCTCCCGGCCAAAGGTGATTTTCAGAAATTCTTTGAACCTCTCTGCCAGGTCATCTGTGAACCAGTCACCATCAAGAATGGGAATGACATTTTCTTTGTCCGGGGCAAAGGTTGGCTCAGGAACCTGCTTCAGATAATCCTCAAAGGTTTCACCCTGATTGGCCAGAATAAGACCTGGCTTATCTAAGGAATATCGGCCGAACATGCAGCAAGTATAAGTCCTGTTTCTGCTGAGCTGCCAATAAATCTGCCAGTTCACTACTGATAATGGCAGGCAATATCTGATGCTGCGCCGTGATCAACTGAGCCTCCCGCATCATCCTGAAAAGTACCTGGCGCAATTTCAGCCTGGTTGCAGGCTTTATTCTGTCTAAGCTGTCATCCCATTCCGCTTTTGCATTAAAAAACATATCAAATTCTTCATGAGGAATATCCGGACGAAAGGTGATATAGCGTTCTCTCAAAATCTCAGTGGCAAATTCACGAATAAATTGATGGGCTCTGCAGACACCCACCCACAGCAGGTATCCTTTTTCCAGGTCAGAAGTATGTCTGAAATATTCAATTTCATTTGATGACAGGGTCTTGAGGCGGGAGCAAATCTGGCCGGATATTTTTTGTGAACTGGCTGACGAACGAAGCTGAAGAAGGTTCTGATCCATTACCTTTTTTCTTACCCTGTCCCAGTCAGGCAGGTCAGAATAAAGGTCAATAAACATGGAGGACTCAAATATAAAAAGCCCCCCAGTGGTAAATGACATGGAATATTTCTTTGGTGGCATTCTTCAGTTTTTAAGCTGTTATATGTTCATTTACAGAATTCTTAGACAGATCA is drawn from Desulfonatronovibrio magnus and contains these coding sequences:
- a CDS encoding DUF1819 family protein, with translation MSFTTGGLFIFESSMFIDLYSDLPDWDRVRKKVMDQNLLQLRSSASSQKISGQICSRLKTLSSNEIEYFRHTSDLEKGYLLWVGVCRAHQFIREFATEILRERYITFRPDIPHEEFDMFFNAKAEWDDSLDRIKPATRLKLRQVLFRMMREAQLITAQHQILPAIISSELADLLAAQQKQDLYLLHVRPIFLR